Proteins found in one Crassostrea angulata isolate pt1a10 chromosome 3, ASM2561291v2, whole genome shotgun sequence genomic segment:
- the LOC128177839 gene encoding uncharacterized protein LOC128177839 produces MLRQDVFFDERTLSEKIGILLPKTVTEMYSHTPKRKCMDEQCLYTERVFGAYERPGMGFLTTPFTQGTYVEVEPPRKRFHTGLDQRVLQNTGPTHREDRLAQSGANQLLNVRQIQNFIASTVLPHHRTLISSDGIKWSNNQPERRPTPQRFQRKAEDLHPAFMPYAVELKNQAQTQFNPQTNDVAHRATINNHEFTEGKVTNFPRGNYIPHASIEKVINIPKRFSELEDEDIIFIMEENPNKTSTNPQDFSVTQGTTFIPQGSRIPQVTQDHAIYMHQGFSVTQGMANIPQGPRILPQAQDDLICMPQGFSITQGMQEETTSIAQRSRVSQQTQDDVICMSQGFKVLQETHEDIFLTAYGIQERQKAENDIIYISQEISIPQGTLEEISFAPQGINIPLGKQEQDPVTCDLSNEVDFQRPPAWETPAGRVTTTELSAHNQPRSATIPWGLVPQTKTIQAEVQHEQTPKGNSADNVETHLTNINAESASQFSIAERSRAIAAEVFSEAARYVAQENVDEKSRLEVTTDHEHERHTFSKGQPSRKRKRSKSAVVENAINESPMKRQKVHIDAADQTYQTESDSNEKVWSKNNAELDEFMEDAVKILRGQSADLFPESVIDQLFKDTFESDIFLTSGDYFVVDPLVFFTSEFEQEINSL; encoded by the exons ATGTTGAGACAAGACGTGTTTTTCGATGAGCGAACACTTTCTGAAAAAATCGGTATCTTATTACCCAAGACAGTCACAGAAATGTACAGTCATACTCCTAAGAGG AAATGTATGGATGAGCAGTGTTTGTACACCGAACGTGTCTTTGGTGCTTACGAGAGGCCAGGGATGGGCTTCCTGACTACGCCCTTCACACAAGGGACCTATGTGGAG gttGAGCCCCCTAGAAAGAGATTTCACACAGGCCTTGATCAAAGAGTGTTACAAAACACAGGACCAACTCATAGAGAAGACAGATTGGCACAATCTGGG GCAAATCAGCTGTTGAATGTCAGACAAATACAAAACTTCATAGCCTCCACAGTCCTTCCCCATCATCGCACATTGATTAGCTCTGACGGCATAAAATGGTCAAACAACCAACCCGAGAGGAGACCAACTCCACAG AGATTTCAAAGAAAGGCTGAGGACTTGCATCCTGCATTTATGCCGTATGCAGTGGAACTAAAAAATCAGGCACAGACACAATTCAATCCTCAGACCAATGATGTTGCGCACAGAGCAACCATTAACAATCATGAGTTTACAGAGGGAAAGGTTACCAATTTCCCCAGGGGAAATTACATCCCCCATGCATCCATAGAAAAAGTCATCAATATCCCTAAGAGATTTAGTGAACTGGAAGATGAAGATATCATCTTTATTATGGAGGAAAATCCAAATAAAACTTCAACTAACCCTCAAGACTTCAGTGTCACCCAGGGAACGACCTTTATCCCCCAGGGATCCAGAATCCCTCAAGTGACACAAGACCATGCCATCTATATGCATCAGGGATTCAGCGTCACCCAGGGAATGGCCAATATCCCACAGGGACCCAGAATCCTTCCACAGGCACAAGACGATCTTATCTGTATGCCTCAGGGATTCAGTATCACCCAGGGAATGCAAGAAGAGACTACCTCTATCGCTCAGAGAAGCAGAGTCTCCCAACAGACACAAGACGATGTCATCTGCATGTCTCAAGGATTCAAAGTCCTTCAGGAAACACATGAAGATATATTCCTTACCGCCTACGGGATTCAAGAGCGCCAAAAAGCAGAGAATGATATCATTTATATCTCCCAGGAAATCAGTATTCCACAGGGTACTCTTGAGGAGATCAGCTTTGCCCCTCAGGGAATCAATATTCCTCTGGGAAAACAAGAACAGGATCCAGTCACTTGTGACCTCAGTAATGAAGTGGATTTTCAAAGACCACCGGCATGGGAAACTCCTGCAGGACGTGTGACAACCACTGAATTGTCTGCTCATAACCAGCCTCGTTCAGCCACTATC CCATGGGGTCTTGTTCCACAAACTAAGACAATACAAGCCGAGGTACAACATGAGCAAACCCCAAAAGGGAACTCTGCAGACAATGTGGAGACACATCTTACAAACATAAATGCTGAGTCAGCCTCCCAGTTCTCAATAGCCGAAAGAAGCAGGGCTATAGCAGCAGAGGTG TTCAGCGAAGCTGCACGGTATGTTGCCCAAGAAAACGTTGATGAAAAGTCAAGACTTGAAGTTACAACTGACCACGAGCATGAAAGGCACACCTTTTCAAAAGGACAGCCAAGTAGGAAG CGAAAACGATCTAAAAGTGCAGTTGTTGAAAATGCAATAAATGAGAGTCCCATGAAACGGCAGAAGGTCCATATAGATGCTGCAGACCAAACTTATCAAACTGAGTCAGATTCTAACGAAAAG GTTTGGTCAAAGAATAACGCAGAGCTTGACGAATTCATGGAGGATGCAGTCAAAATCCTACGAGGGCAGTCTGCTGACTTGTTCCCCGAAAGTGTCATTGACCAGCTCTTCAAAGACACTTTTGAGTCCGACATCTTCCTGACTTCCGGCGACTATTTTGTCGTGGATCCCCTCGTGTTCTTCACTTCAGAGTTTGAACAGGAAATCAACAGTCTGTGA
- the LOC128178364 gene encoding putative E3 ubiquitin-protein ligase UBR7, with protein MEESLAPVENSGEDVLSMIDVLKEENELEEEANAVLGDSDDQNCTYPMGYVSRQALYACATCDPETSAGVCLACCLECHEGHELFELYTKRNFRCDCGNSKFGGKKCKLYPGKDDTNAKNHYNQNFKGLYCTCHRPYPDPEDEVEDEMIQCVICEDWYHGRHLGTDSLPSCESYSEVVCADCMKKNDFLWAYSVQSQETKSLVKEEIKSEVDVGENCPSQEQNKVDDKTDQASVQKAESDKSCLLVDLQKREVNVKESGAFWKDGWRKKLCRCANCMAMYKERSLEFLIDESDTVHNYEQRGRDKTASSQYEKGMQALSSMNRVQQVEVLHGFNDLKSELTDYLKKFAENGKVVKEEDIREFFSGMEARKRQRTTGPMPFMCK; from the exons atgGAGGAAAGTTTGGCGCCAGTCGAAAATTCAGGTGAAGACGTTTTATCCATGATTGAcgttttaaaagaagaaaatgaattaGAAGAAGAAGCAAATGCAGTCTTGGGAGACAGTGACGATCAAAACTGCACTTATCCAATG GGTTATGTCTCACGACAAGCTTTATATGCTTGTGCAACTTGTGACCCAGAAACGTCAGCAGGAGTTTGTCTAGCTTGTTGCTTGGAGTGCCACGAGGGACACGAACTGTTCGAGTTGTACACCAAAAG aaattttcGCTGTGATTGTGGTAACAGCAAGTTTGGAGGAAAGAAGTGCAAATTGTACCCT GGAAAAGATGACACAAATGCCAAGAACCATTACAACCAGAACTTCAAGGGACTGTACTGTACGTGTCATCGTCCTTACCCAGACCCAGAGGATGAG GTGGAAGATGAAATGATTCAGTGTGTGATTTGTGAAGACTGGTACCACGGAAGA CACCTAGGCACAGACTCCCTACCATCTTGTGAGAGCTATTCAGAAGTAGTGTGTGCAGACtgcatgaagaaaaatgacttCCTGTGGGCCTACTCTGTTCAGAGTCAAG aAACAAAGAGTTTAGTGAAAGAGGAAATAAAGTCAGAGGTTGATGTAGGGGAGAACTGTCCAAGCCAAGAACAGAACAAAGTAGACGATAAGACTGATCAG GCATCAGTTCAAAAAGCAGAAAGTGACAAAAGCTGTCTCCTTGTGGATCTACAGAAGAGGGAAGTGAATGTCAAAGAAAGTGGAGCATTCTGGAAGGATGGTTGGAGGAAGAAGCTTTGTAGATGTGCAAACTGTATG GCAATGTACAAAGAGAGGAGCCTAGAGTTCCTGATAGACGAATCGGACACAGTCCATAACTACGAACAAAGGGGACGGGACAAAACAGCTTCCTCCCAGTACGAGAAAGGAATGCAGGCTCTTTCCTCAATGAACAGGGTGCAACAAGTTGAAGTCCTACATG GGTTTAATGATCTAAAGTCCGAGTTGACGGACTACTTGAAGAAGTTTGCAGAAAATGGAAAG GTTGTCAAAGAGGAAGACATCCGAGAGTTCTTTTCTGGAATGGAAGCAAGGAAACGCCAGAGGACTACGGGACCAATGCCGTTTATGTGTAAATAA
- the LOC128178690 gene encoding E3 ubiquitin-protein ligase PDZRN3-B-like, with amino-acid sequence MGFSTHRFVGTVDPNLLCGICSSVIEDAVLTPCGHSFCYSCLETWMSKPRVNSCPECRHIMTLKEAKPVLCIRNLVNGFDVMCDNSDRGCKVVVKLERLKPHLEVCGYTLVKCAGCSDMVSRSELANHQMTCDGIAASLKDENYDSYMHKSMAALTLENKATSIELSGLLAKISSLEFQLKTLKRDLQISESKNRVLEREYRKTKDELQQKRNEILDVQYAEFDPDYDYGYTPQSVAKLSLLIARFLLKKPSYVDSDKIFAAVKRSYDQYARCGSQYEHDVHMLVATAFASDWFSESQRINFHCWLQSIARYRQYSNSGMDSCEHRLYQ; translated from the coding sequence ATGGGTTTTAGCACTCATCGGTTCGTTGGAACGGTGGATCCTAATTTACTGTGCGGAATTTGCAGCTCCGTAATAGAAGATGCTGTGTTAACTCCGTGTGGACATTCGTTTTGCTACTCGTGTTTGGAAACTTGGATGAGCAAGCCGCGGGTCAACTCATGTCCGGAATGTAGGCACATCATGACCCTGAAGGAAGCCAAACCGGTCCTGTGTATACGTAATCTTGTCAACGGTTTTGACGTCATGTGTGACAACAGTGACCGAGGATGCAAAGTGGTTGTAAAACTCGAAAGGTTAAAGCCGCACTTAGAAGTTTGCGGATACACTTTGGTAAAGTGTGCTGGTTGTTCTGATATGGTAAGTCGCTCTGAACTGGCGAACCATCAGATGACTTGCGATGGTATTGCAGCTTCCCTAAAGGACGAAAACTACGATTCGTACATGCACAAATCTATGGCAGCGTTAACTCTAGAAAATAAAGCTACCTCTATCGAACTTTCAGGACTTCTGGCAAAGATATCATCCCTAGAATTTCAGTTAAAGACGTTAAAAAGAGACCTGCAAATCTCCGAGTCCAAAAATCGTGTCCTCGAAAGAGAGTATAGGAAGACAAAAGACGAGTTGCAACAAAAGAGGAACGAGATTCTAGATGTCCAGTACGCCGAATTCGATCCGGACTACGATTATGGGTACACGCCGCAAAGCGTTGCCAAACTGTCCTTACTTATCGCAAGGTTCCTGCTGAAGAAACCGTCGTACGTTGATAGCGACAAGATCTTTGCCGCCGTCAAGCGGTCGTATGACCAGTACGCTCGGTGCGGAAGTCAGTACGAACATGACGTACACATGCTGGTCGCCACCGCTTTCGCCAGCGACTGGTTTTCCGAGAGCCAAAGAATCAACTTTCATTGCTGGCTACAAAGCATTGCTAGGTACCGTCAATACTCGAACTCTGGGATGGACTCATGCGAGCATCGTTTATATCAGTGA
- the LOC128177573 gene encoding activator of 90 kDa heat shock protein ATPase homolog 1-like produces MAKWGEGDPRWIVEERPDGTNVNNWHWVEKNATNWSKDRLKELLTGVVVEDDKFFCELKEVTSIEGEASANNRKAKLIFFYEFVIKGEWSGKLKDGDKKIKGKFEIPNLSEENDADEIDFNVTVSKDSDEAYKLKEFLRKTGLGVIRQKMSEYLNDLKNEYSKGVILPTKGAQQQQQTQAQINSATNKAREEMNKMVIDSKASKPLGVKIHTKKIVGKEEFKCRAEDLYRALTDVKLVQAFSASPAEMEVEKGGRFSLLHGNITGEFVELIPNQKLVQRWRVKSWPDAHYSTVTFEFDEKDDCTVLNYTQTGVPDSEYEKTKEGWVINYWNRMKQVLGFGSSIF; encoded by the exons ATGGCGAAGTGGGGAGAAGGGGATCCACGCTGGATTGTGGAAGAAAGACCCGATGGAACTAACGTCAACAATTGGCACTG GGTTGAAAAAAATGCCACAAATTGGTCAAAAGACAGGCTGAAAGAATTGCTAACTGGTGTTGTAGTTGAAGATGATAaat tTTTTTGTGAACTTAAGGAGGTAACAAGTATTGAAGGCGAGGCATCAGCAAACAACAGAAAAgccaaattaatatttttctacGAATTTGTTATTAAAGGAGAATGGTCAg GTAAGTTAAAAGATGGAGACAAGAAAATTAAAGGGAAATTTGAAATACCAAACCTCAGTGAAGAAAATGATGCAGATGAAATTGAT TTCAATGTTACAGTTTCCAAGGACTCTGATGAAGCATATAAACTAAAAGAATTCCTAAGGAAGACTGGATTAGGTGTTATAAGACAGAAGATGTCAgaatatttaaatgatttaaagaaTG AATATAGCAAAGGTGTGATCTTGCCAACCAAAGGAgcacaacagcaacaacaaacCCAAGCTCAAATCAACTCCGCCACA AATAAAGCTAGAGAGGAAATGAACAAAATGGTCATCGATTCCAAAGCATCTAAACCATTAGGTGTGAAAATTCACACCAAGAAAATTGTTGGGAAGGAAGAGTTTAAATGCAGGGCTGAGGATCTATATAGGGCACTCACTGATGTTAAG cTGGTTCAAGCATTTTCAGCCAGCCCTGCAGAGATGGAAGTAGAAAAAGGAGGTCGTTTCTCCCTTCTCCATGGAAACATAACAGGAGAATTTGTAGAATTG ATACCCAATCAGAAACTTGTTCAACGCTGGAGAGTGAAATCCTGGCCGGATGCACATTATTCCACTGTGACTTTTGAATTTGACGAGAAAGACGATTGTACTGTGCTTAATTATACCCAGACTGGTGTTCCAGACTCGGAGTACGAGAAAACGAAAGAGGGCTGGGTAATCAATTACTGGAACCGAATGAAACAAGTGCTTGGATTTGGCTCCAGTATTTTTTGA
- the LOC128177770 gene encoding acanthoscurrin-1-like: MASSKSFAVRLALLAGLVAVACAKGYGGGHGFNYQTYYQPQPQVYAQVIPGRVQYYTTGVGGAGVGGGISGGLSGGGGLGGGYGGGYGVGGGGVNGISGALGQSGGFLIGILILLFILMLIPAIILPSISSFSDPDNYIS, translated from the exons ATGGCTTCCTCAAAGAGTTTTGCAGTGAGACTAGCACTCCTCGCTGGTCTTGTGGCCGTAGCCTGCGCCAAGGGATACGGTGGCGGCCACGGTTTCAATTACCAAACTTATTATCAACCCCAACCGCAAGTGTACGCTCAGGTCATTCCCGGAAGAGTCCAGTACTACACCACTGGAGTCGGAGGTGCAGGGGTCGGGGGTGGAATATCGGGAGGTCTCTCGGGCGGAGGTGGATTAGGTGGTGGTTACGGAGGTGGATATGGCGTCGGAGGCGGTGGAGTTAACGGTATTTCGGGAGCTCTCGGCCAGAGCGGTGGATTCTTGATCGGCATCTTGATTCTTC TGTTCATCTTGATGCTGATCCCCGCCATCATCTTGCCCAGTATTTCCAGCTTCTCCGACCCAGATAATTATATCAGTTGA